In one window of Gorilla gorilla gorilla isolate KB3781 chromosome 2, NHGRI_mGorGor1-v2.1_pri, whole genome shotgun sequence DNA:
- the LOC129532531 gene encoding LOW QUALITY PROTEIN: mucin-20-like (The sequence of the model RefSeq protein was modified relative to this genomic sequence to represent the inferred CDS: inserted 4 bases in 3 codons), whose amino-acid sequence MTTDDTEVPAMTPAPGHAALETQTLSTETSSRASTPAGPIPEAETRGAKRISPARETRSFTKTSPNFMVLIATSVETSAASGSPEGAGMSTVQTITGSDPEEAIFDTLCTNDSSEEAKTLTMDILTLAHTSTEAKGLSSESSASSDXPHPVITPSRASESGASSDGPHPVITPSWSLGSDVTLLAEALVTVTHIEVINCSITEIETTTSSIPGASDXDHIPTEGVKASSTSDPPALPDSTDAKPHITEVTASAETLSTAGTTESAAPDAXGNPLPTNSATEREVTAPRATTLSGALVTVSRNPLEETSALSVETPSYVKVSGAAPVSIEAGSAVGKTTSFAGSSASSYSPSEAALKNFTPSETPTMDSTTKGPFPTSRDPLPSVPPTTTNSSRGTNSTLAKTTTSAKTTMKPPTATPTTAWTRPTTDVSAALEASIPAIATQRSSRQASGPSCCSLTGSDPMKVGPAGCISWDSVEADQVAGASGGRIEVKGCGMENLRRLHLGSGKGQTGTSVYPPPAVTPILSPEWTDSRAVTSRTSSPEKGCESWWGGGHYLAQHRVQVGDPGDSPRSRPVIMLPSEAALTGLRGCTSLGASTQPGAVCAQQVDDRILASTHVLETSVRKRRSSQPRVETTGCIAELTPSLRPGSEPCLVWWRGGGHPHRALCAALMPLRGPGPRCALSASTPEGSLHPRFGPVGTTAGGVAPEGSIRVQYVTQGTQKPCPYGLLRSTAPSPRQPRAGTNRIGAQGPQRSEFLPQLPGSTGTAAQGLLLSTGTPLTAAKETDTSKGSTARAGHLKQGGPGAATSTPSRCSALPARPCTDPRRHQGALPAREHGHGAEAAEQEPLCAFRQLLGTPGTDRSPQRPPGGFRLSLN is encoded by the exons ATGACAACGGACGACACAGAAGTGCCCGCTATGACTCCAGCACCAGGCCACGCTGCTCTGGAAACTCAAACGCTGAGCACTGAGACCTCTTCTAGGGCCTCAACCCCAGCCGGCCCCATTCCAGAAGCAGAGACCAGGGGAGCCAAGAGAATTTCCCCTGCAAGAGAGACCAGGAGTTTCACAAAAACATCTCCCAACTTCATGGTGCTGATCGCCACCTCCGTGGAGACATCAGCCGCCAGTGGCAGCCCCGAGGGAGCTGGAATGAGCACAGTTCAGACCATCACAGGCAGTGATCCCGAGGAAGCCATCTTTGACACCCTTTGCACCaatgacagctctgaagaggcaAAGACACTCACAATGGACATATTGACATTGGCTCACACCTCCACAGAAGCTAAGGGCCTGTCCTCAGAGAGCAGCGCCTCTTCCG GCCCCCATCCGGTCATCACCCCGTCACGGGCCTCAGAGAGCGGTGCCTCTTCCGACGGCCCCCATCCAGTCATCACCCCATCATGGTCCCTGGGATCTGATGTCACTCTCCTTGCTGAAGCCCTGGTGACTGTCACTCACATTGAGGTTATCAATTGCAgcatcacagaaatagaaacaacgACTTCCAGCATCCCTGGGGCCTCAGA AGATCACATCCCCACGGAAGGGGTGAAGGCCTCGTCCACCTCCGATCCACCAGCTCTGCCTGACTCCACTGATGCAAAACCACACATCACTGAGGTCACAGCCTCTGCCGAGACCCTGTCCACAGCCGGCACCACAGAGTCAGCTGCACCTGATG ACGGGAACCCACTCCCCACTAACAGCGCCACAGAAAGAGAAGTGACAGCACCCAGGGCCACGACCCTCAGTGGAGCTCTGGTCACAGTTAGCAGGAATCCCCTGGAAGAAACCTCAGCCCTCTCTGTTGAGACACCAAGTTACGTGAAAGTCTCAGGAGCAGCTCCGGTCTCCATAGAGGCTGGGTCAGCAGTGGGCAAAACAACTTCCTTTGCTGGGAGCTCTGCTTCCTCCTACAGCCCCTCGGAAGCCGCCCTCAAGAACTTCACCCCTTCAGAGACACCGACCATGGACAGCACAACCAAGGGGCCCTTCCCCACCAGCAGGGACCCTCTTCCTTCTGTCCCTCCGACTACAACCAACAGCAGCCGAGGGACGAACAGCACCTTAGCCAAGACCACAACCTCAGCGAAGACCACGATGAAGCCCCCAACAGCCACGCCCACCACTGCCTGGACGAGGCCGACCACAGACGTGAGTGCAG CTCTGGAAGCTTCTATTCCAGCCATAGCCACACAGAGGAGCAGCAGGCAGGCATCAGGCCCAAGCTGCTGCTCTCTGACGGGCTCGGACCCCATGAAAGTGGGGCCTGCTGGATGCATTTCCTGGGATTCTGTGGAAGCTGATCAGGTTGCTGGGGCAAGTGGAGGCAGGATAGAGGTGAAGGGCTGTGGGATGGAGAACCTCAGAAGACTCCATCTGGGGTCTGGGAAAGGACAGACAGG CACCTCTGTTTACCCGCCCCCCGCAGTGACCCCCATACTGTCCCCGGAATGGACGGACTCACGGGCTGTCACATCGCGCACATCTTCCCCGGAGAAGGGATGTGAAtcttggtggggtggggggcactaCCTGGCCCAGCACAGGGTGCAGGTGGGTGACCCGGGAGACTCTCCCCGCTCCAGACCTGTCATCATGTTGCCATCTGAGGCGGCACTCACAGGTTTGCGGGGCTGCACATCTTTGGGGGCCTCCACTCAGCCTGGCGCAGTGTGTGCCCAGCAAGTAGACGACCGCATCCTCGCCAGCACACATGTGCTAGAAACTTCTGTCAGGAAACGCCGCTCTTCACAGCCAAGGGTGGAAACTACTGGATGCATTGCAGAGCTGACACCCTCCCTCCGGCCTGGCTCCGAGCCGTGCCTGGtgtggtggaggggtggaggccaCCCTCACCGGGCCCTGTGTGCTGCTCTGATGCCGCTGAGGGGGCCGGGGCCTCGGTGTGCCCTCAGCGCGTCCACTCCAGAGGGGAGCCTGCACCCACGTTTTGGCCCTGTGG GGACCACTGCAGGTGGTGTGGCCCCTGAGGGGAGCATAAGGGTGCAGTATGTGACTCAGGGGACACAGAAGCCCTGTCCATATGGCCTTTTACGCAGCACAGCACCCAGCCCTCGGCAGCCCAGAGCAGGAACCAACAGGATAGGTGCCCAGGGGCCCCAAAGGTCAGAGTTCCTCCCACAGCTGCCAGGGAGCACAGGGACCGCAGCACAGGGTCTTCTGCTCAGCACCGGGACCCCGCTCACTGCAGCTAAAGAAACAGATACGTCCAAGGGCTCCACGGCCAGGGCCGGGCACCTGAAACAGGGTGGTCCTGGGGCGGCCACATCCACTCCTTCCAG GTGCTCCGCGCTGCCCGCCCGGCCCTGCACAGACCCGAGGCGGCACCAGGGGGCGCTGCCGGCCCGAGAACACGGGCACGGGGCGGAGGCTGCAGAGCAGGAGCCGCTGTGCGCGTTCAGGCAGCTGCTCGGGACCCCTGGCACCGACCGCAGCCCCCAGAGGCCCCCGGGGGGTTTCCGCCTGAGCCTAAACTGA